The genomic interval TGCCACACAATTCGGCCGGACACCCATTCAAGCAAGACTCGGTGCACCCGTATTACGAGTCGCTCCAATGCATTCACGAAATGCCATTCCACCCGTCGACACGCCGCCTGTCCATGGCAGAAGCGGACTATCGGGCATGGAGCAAGCTGATGTCGAGAGCCGCGATATAGTCAATCTCAACGTGGCTATTCTGCCTGGTGATTATCCAAGCGAATTGTGGACTACACCGCAGCTGGACGCGGTGCAAAAAAGTATTATTGATCTCGTGCAGCGCCAGAACGAGGGCTCTGTGAAGCCCAGATTTTCGGGCTGTATGTTTCGGCAGGGCTGGATGTCTGTAAGATGCAACAATGTCAGTACCGTAAACTGGCTAATGGCCATGGACACCAGACTGCGCCCCTGGGAGGGTGCATCCCTGAAAGTCATACCGGAATCGGAAGTTCCCTTCAAACAGGTATTCGTTGGCCTCTTTCCGGCCTTGGAGAGCACATCAGTCAAGTACACGCTGCGACTTATCGATGGCCAAAATGAGGGTCTCGATGTTAACGACTGGCGCGTCCTGCATCGCGCCCAAAGGGGTCCGACCATGAAACTGGCCCTGTCCATCGATTCCCACTCAGCCGAGGTGCTGAGAAAAAGACGCTACCAACTGAATTATGGGTTCGGCAGTGTGCAGTTTCGACCAAAGGAGGccctaaaataaaatattcataaattcgCTAACATATATTGTTTCATTTTATGGGAAATCATCTGGTTTTTCCTACAGTTCTTGCGACAATATTAATTACGGGagcattaattattattttctcataaaatatgcttatgtgctagaAATACCACCCGTTTTGCCTGGGACTCGCGAATAGTATCTTCTTTTAGTTCATATTAATTAGAGAATTAATGATAGCCGGCCTGgaccataaattatatatattcctggTCAGCATTAACGACCTTGTCGATGAAGCCATGTCCCTCTGTGTTTTGGTATTCATACACGTttatataacatatttatgcactgaaaaatgcaaaaagatcggacaataaacaCCGAAGTTAATCAAGAACACAATTGCCCATGGTGTGGGCCCAAGAGCACAAAAAAGATGCACAGCCTGCGAATTCGTAAATAATGAAAAGGATTTTCAAAGCACTCGCGGCTATGTTGtaatccttgttttttttttaaatcagtttACCCACAATTGGGTTTGGAAAGTGGAAAATATTTCAGATCGTAGAGTTAAGTAGGCTGTGACTCCGACTTCTAGATGTCTGGGTTTTGTTACACTTGCTTCTGCATTACAAACTGTAAAACCTTCGTCGTTGAATGTCAAAGCaaaatttttatttcgtttttcggATGTGTTAACAATACAGTAATTATTATTCTGTACTCGGagcaaacaaaattatttccTTTAACAATTGCcaattctttttgttttttgtatatttcttaCGCACTTTGGTTCATAGATTAACCCACACAGGTAAGTAGGTGAAAGAAGTCGAGAGTTCCAGTAAGATAATCCATGGCGCATCCCTCGCAGATTAAGCAAAGCCAGGTCTTTACATTTTGAGCAGACGGGCAGCTATGGGTGATCCGTCGTGCGATCCGTGCCAGGCGCCCGCTGATTTTCCATCCTGCCCGCCCGGTGCATCCTGCCAGCCATGCGACTGCGGCGATTATTCCGGCTGCTGCTACCAGCAGCCGGCGCGCACACTACCCATTATTCCACAATCGCACTTTATGCGCTCCAGTGCTCCGCTGGATACCGACACCGTCTATCGGCGCTCGTACTATGGCAACTGTGGCGACAATCTTCGCGCCCGACCTGTGCGACCGTGCAACCATATCAGTGCCAATACGGCGCCGATGGAGAAGTGCACCGTGCAGAAGTTGTCCTATATGCCGCCGTGTCCGGCCTCGCGCACCATGCCCATACTGCCCATGCAGAGCGGGTTGCGTTTTGAAGGTCCGATTTACGCGATGACCTCCCAGAAACACGATTACGTGCCCAAGGGCATTGTGAAGCGCTCACCCTGCTTGCCGCGTGTCGCCATCTGCTCCTCGACGGCGCCAATGGAGCGCTGCTCCATACAAAAGCTAAGCTATATGCCTGTAGATGTGTGCCAGAATCCGCCGCCCAAACTAATGCAGCAGAGTTCGCACTACTGCAAGCCGGCTGGCCCAATGGAGCGCTGCACCATACAGAAGCTATCGTATATGCCGGTCTGTTTGCCGCCCAGGGAGCCGACGCCCTGGGCGGACAAGGTGCGCTGCGTGCCGCCCAACTATCAGAACGTCTGCACCACCTACAATCTCAGCTATATGCCCAACTGCAATCCCGGACGCACTGCCCCAATGCTGCCAATGAACACGCTGCGTTTCATGGGCAACGATGCCGGCGCCGCAAACACTGTCTACAAGCTAAGCTATAGGCCGGTGGATGCGTCCCGCACCAAACCGGCGCCCATTATGCCGAGGGACACATTCCGCAGAGCCACCGGTCCACTGGAAAGGTGCACCGTACAAAAGGTGCGTATAacatatagataaatatatacataaatatttatattagatTGTAGGTATTCGGCAAAGAATATTTTCTTTGCAGGGGTGGAGGTATTTTATTAGAAGATACATCTCCTTTAATCTTTATCCTTTGCGCCAGCTTAATGTTTCAAGCCAGGTCCAGCCGTGTtccttatatttttctttccgTTTGATCTGTGAAAAGTCCCAATTTTATTACCGAAGTGGCTTATTCCTTGAGCCTCATAGGTTGATAAAAAGTGGATCGGCATCTCAATGATCCTAATGCTTGGGTCGCATCTACACGATCGCGTGATCCCTACCCCCTTTAGCATATTCCAACAAGTTTTCTAAATGATCATAGCAAATCTCGAGGATATTACAGAGTTAGAGCAGTGTATTGCCGAGTCTGTTCCATCCATTTCTGTCTTTCATATTGTGCATCCAATAAATATTTAGCGTCTCATTTGCAGCTGTCGTACCAGCCCAATTGCACCGAGCGCACACCGCCGATACGGCCCATGGAGAATGGGCTGCGCTTTGATGGACCCTTGTACGCGATGACAACGCAGAAGCATGACTTTGTGCCGAAGCCGCATGTGCGCCGTGCGCCCATAATGCCGCTGACAGCGTTTTGCCGTCCAAGCGGCGCTATGGAGCGCTGCACCGTCAACAAGCTGTCGTATATGCCGGTGGATGTGACCTGTTTCCCACGACCGGATGCCGTCAGGCCGCGGCAGGGTTTCTGTCGCAACGATGGACCAATGGAGAATTGCACCACCTACAAGCTGAGTTACTTGCCCAACTGCGTACAGCCCAAGGAGCCGTTGCCCTGGGCACGGTATACATCCTATTGCCGGCCGAGTGGGCCCATCGAGAAGTGCACCATACAGAAGCTCAGCTACGGACCACCGGGTGCCTTTCAGCGTTGCGGCGGTGAGTGTAGCTATTAGTGTAGCGCTtcgaataatataataaaaataacttatCTTGATATTACAGGTCCTTGTGGTCCCGGCACTGCCGATGCTGGCTGCTATCCAAAGGCTGGCATTTGTTGAACCGGAAATATGTTTTGCTTGCTCGTGCCGACACAAGTGCCGTCGCCCCGTCCTAATTGTTTCATGttatatgtcgtttcaaaatcTTCAAGTCCAACTCTTTGGCAAGCATACAAGAGGTCGCATATACAAATGAGGACACTTTTTGCCAGCAATTTTAAATGCTCGACTCTTCCACatccacagacacacacaaccacacacccAAAACTCACTCAACGCGTTTATTATTGCTGCATACAAACGAAAATTGCAAGTGCTCCTCGATGtttcaataaaatgtatttttattgattcGATTTTGGTAAAATTAAAGTCCTATCCTATAAACGTGTTTACGCCATTTGAATTTGGATACGCCGCTTGGCGGCCGCGCGTCGCTTCTTCTCCTGCTGGCGACGCGCCAGCGTGGCGTCCCGGAATAGCTGGACACCTTCGCGCTGCTCCACGTCCGTCTGCAGCAGCGCCAAGGCGTGCAGATTGTAGCCCATGGTGTCGCGCAGCTGCTGTACATCGTGTTTGAGCAGGCCCAGCAGCTTGATGAGCAGGGGCTTCATGGATTTGGCTGCCGCAATCGGCTTCATGTGCACCTTGAACAGAAACACGGTTACGCGGCAGAGCAGCTCCACTTCGTCGGGTCTTTGGGTAATTAGCGCGGGCAGACGCTCGAGCAGTTCGCACACAATCG from Drosophila virilis strain 15010-1051.87 chromosome 2, Dvir_AGI_RSII-ME, whole genome shotgun sequence carries:
- the LOC6630682 gene encoding stabilizer of axonemal microtubules 1, whose product is MGDPSCDPCQAPADFPSCPPGASCQPCDCGDYSGCCYQQPARTLPIIPQSHFMRSSAPLDTDTVYRRSYYGNCGDNLRARPVRPCNHISANTAPMEKCTVQKLSYMPPCPASRTMPILPMQSGLRFEGPIYAMTSQKHDYVPKGIVKRSPCLPRVAICSSTAPMERCSIQKLSYMPVDVCQNPPPKLMQQSSHYCKPAGPMERCTIQKLSYMPVCLPPREPTPWADKVRCVPPNYQNVCTTYNLSYMPNCNPGRTAPMLPMNTLRFMGNDAGAANTVYKLSYRPVDASRTKPAPIMPRDTFRRATGPLERCTVQKLSYQPNCTERTPPIRPMENGLRFDGPLYAMTTQKHDFVPKPHVRRAPIMPLTAFCRPSGAMERCTVNKLSYMPVDVTCFPRPDAVRPRQGFCRNDGPMENCTTYKLSYLPNCVQPKEPLPWARYTSYCRPSGPIEKCTIQKLSYGPPGAFQRCGGPCGPGTADAGCYPKAGIC